One Corynebacterium appendicis CIP 107643 DNA window includes the following coding sequences:
- a CDS encoding Cj0069 family protein, which produces MHKAIVVFEVEGGSDKYFDGHRKDTMPIVNAIKDKGWNSEVVFFRPEWSDDIFEYVSSNFDAYISRVNPGNVPGGEKGYFDLLTRLSEAGLVGMSTPEEMVSYGAKDALVKLNKTDLVPEDTAAYYDVESFHGTFPTSLSYGERVLKQNRGSTGSGIWRVRLADESLAESVEPGTALPLDTKLKCTEAVDNHTEDRELGEFMDFCDQYIVGDNGMLVDMRFMPRIVEGEIRILLVGPHPVFVVHKKPAEGGDAFSATLFSGAKYTYNKPEEWQELVDMFAEARPVIAENLGGDNIPLIWTADFMLADDDETGEDTYVLGEINCSCVGFTSELDMGIQEMVAEEAIKRVEEKHA; this is translated from the coding sequence GTGCACAAGGCAATCGTCGTCTTCGAGGTCGAAGGCGGATCCGACAAGTACTTCGACGGGCACCGCAAGGACACCATGCCCATCGTCAACGCCATCAAGGACAAGGGCTGGAACTCCGAGGTCGTCTTCTTCCGTCCCGAGTGGTCCGACGACATCTTTGAGTACGTCTCCTCCAACTTCGACGCCTACATCTCGCGTGTGAACCCGGGCAATGTCCCCGGCGGCGAGAAGGGCTACTTCGACCTTCTCACCCGCCTGTCCGAGGCTGGCCTGGTTGGCATGTCCACCCCGGAGGAGATGGTCTCCTACGGCGCCAAGGATGCCCTGGTCAAGCTGAACAAGACCGACCTGGTCCCGGAGGACACCGCCGCGTACTACGACGTCGAGTCCTTCCACGGCACCTTCCCGACCTCCCTGTCCTACGGTGAGCGCGTGCTCAAGCAGAACCGCGGCTCCACCGGCTCCGGCATCTGGCGCGTCCGCCTCGCCGACGAGTCTCTCGCCGAGTCCGTCGAACCGGGCACTGCACTGCCGCTGGACACCAAGCTCAAGTGCACCGAGGCCGTGGACAACCACACCGAGGACCGCGAGCTGGGCGAGTTCATGGACTTCTGCGACCAGTACATCGTCGGCGACAACGGCATGCTCGTGGACATGCGTTTCATGCCGCGCATCGTCGAGGGCGAGATCCGCATTCTGCTGGTCGGCCCGCACCCGGTCTTCGTCGTGCACAAGAAGCCGGCCGAGGGCGGCGACGCATTCTCCGCGACCCTGTTCTCCGGTGCGAAGTACACCTACAACAAGCCGGAGGAGTGGCAGGAGCTCGTCGACATGTTCGCCGAGGCCCGCCCGGTCATCGCCGAGAACCTCGGCGGCGACAACATCCCGCTGATCTGGACCGCCGACTTCATGCTTGCGGACGACGACGAGACCGGCGAGGACACCTACGTCCTCGGCGAGATCAACTGCTCCTGCGTCGGCTTCACCTCCGAGCTGGACATGGGCATCCAGGAAATGGTTGCCGAGGAGGCCATCAAGCGCGTCGAGGAGAAGCACGCCTAA
- a CDS encoding GMC family oxidoreductase has protein sequence MAIRDSYDYIVVGGGSSGAAVAARLSENPDVTVALLEAGPDDRKFDEVLSLKRWPELLESGLDWDYPIEEQENGNSFMRHARAKVLGGCSSHNSCIAFHTPAEDLEIWEKLGANDWTPENVLPLIKKLENNSREGDQYGHDGPVEIMDVPQVDPVGTAVLDACEEAGLPRKQFNTGETVKHGAGFFQINSHKDNTRSSSAVSYLHPNEKRENLDILTDMWVTRILFADDDTNTATGVEYLADSFNRKATITANKEVIISAGAINTPQLLMLSGIGPREHLEEFNIDVRVDAPGVGSNLQDHPEAVIQFESKVPMVRDSTQWWEIGIFTQIDDDTDLPDLMMHYGCTPFDMHTARQGYPQADEAFALTPNVCHARSRGTVRLRSNDYRDKPKVDPRYFTDDEGYDMRIAVEGIKLARKIAGQPALKDIVARELSPGANVQTDEEIADYISKTHNTVYHPVGTVRMGSDDDEMSPLDPELRVKGTKNLRVADASVMPQIVAINPNITCYVIGERAAQLVAGEA, from the coding sequence ATGGCCATCCGTGATTCCTACGATTACATCGTTGTCGGCGGCGGTTCCTCCGGCGCAGCTGTCGCCGCCCGCCTGTCCGAGAACCCCGACGTCACCGTCGCCCTGCTCGAAGCCGGCCCGGACGACCGCAAATTCGACGAGGTTTTGTCCCTGAAGCGCTGGCCAGAGCTGCTCGAGTCCGGCCTGGACTGGGACTACCCCATCGAGGAGCAGGAAAACGGCAACTCCTTCATGCGCCACGCCCGCGCAAAGGTGCTCGGCGGCTGCTCCTCACACAACTCCTGCATCGCCTTCCACACCCCGGCGGAAGACCTGGAGATCTGGGAGAAGCTGGGCGCCAACGACTGGACCCCGGAAAATGTGCTGCCCCTGATCAAAAAGCTGGAGAACAACTCCCGCGAAGGCGACCAGTACGGCCACGACGGCCCGGTGGAGATCATGGACGTCCCGCAGGTCGACCCGGTGGGCACCGCTGTGCTCGACGCCTGTGAGGAAGCCGGTCTGCCGCGCAAGCAGTTCAACACCGGCGAGACCGTCAAGCACGGCGCCGGGTTCTTCCAGATCAACTCGCATAAGGACAACACCCGCTCCTCATCGGCCGTGTCCTACCTGCACCCGAACGAGAAGCGCGAGAACCTCGACATCCTCACCGATATGTGGGTCACCCGCATCCTGTTCGCGGACGACGACACCAACACCGCCACCGGCGTCGAGTACCTCGCCGACTCCTTCAACCGCAAGGCCACCATCACGGCCAACAAGGAAGTCATTATCTCTGCCGGCGCGATCAACACGCCGCAGCTGCTCATGCTCTCCGGCATCGGCCCGCGCGAGCACCTCGAGGAGTTCAACATCGACGTGCGTGTCGACGCCCCCGGTGTCGGCTCCAACCTCCAGGACCACCCGGAGGCTGTGATCCAGTTCGAGTCCAAGGTCCCGATGGTCCGCGACTCCACCCAGTGGTGGGAGATCGGCATCTTCACCCAGATCGACGACGACACCGATCTGCCGGACCTGATGATGCACTACGGCTGCACCCCCTTCGACATGCACACCGCCCGCCAGGGCTACCCGCAGGCCGACGAGGCATTCGCCCTGACCCCGAATGTCTGCCACGCCCGCTCCCGCGGCACCGTGCGGCTGCGCTCCAATGACTACCGAGATAAGCCGAAGGTCGACCCGCGCTACTTCACCGACGACGAGGGCTACGACATGCGCATCGCCGTCGAGGGCATCAAGCTGGCCCGCAAGATCGCCGGCCAGCCGGCCCTTAAGGACATTGTCGCCCGCGAGCTCTCCCCCGGAGCCAACGTGCAGACCGACGAGGAGATCGCCGACTACATCTCGAAGACCCACAACACCGTCTACCACCCGGTGGGCACGGTGCGCATGGGTTCCGACGACGACGAGATGTCCCCGCTCGACCCGGAGCTCCGCGTCAAGGGCACGAAGAACCTCCGTGTCGCCGACGCCTCGGTGATGCCGCAGATCGTGGCCATCAACCCGAATATCACCTGCTACGTCATCGGTGAGCGCGCAGCGCAGCTGGTCGCCGGCGAGGCATAG
- a CDS encoding carbohydrate ABC transporter permease encodes MSTVVKRRGTAENAEPAKKNAGPRSDAGKAWGLVTPALIVLAIVIGYPILRAIWLSFQANRHLDPSTGVFVDGGFAGLDNYLYWIQNRCMTPTGTVGECPPGVLATDFWPALGITLFFTVVTVSLEAVLGMVMALIMNHPSRVRALIRAAVLIPWAIPTAVTAKLWQFMFAPNGIVNSLLGQSIAWTTDPWAARVAVIIADVWKTTPFVALLILAGLQMIPKDVYEAARVDGASAWQTFTRITLPLVRPTLMVAILFRTLDALRMYDLPVIMISGSSNSPTATISQLVVEDMRQNNFNSASALSTLIFLLIFTVAFLLVRFGGADVSGEETRARREKRATKKQAKKQRGKSSSADGADSAARDAAATATTSTEAAR; translated from the coding sequence ATGAGTACCGTCGTCAAGCGGCGCGGAACTGCGGAAAACGCGGAGCCCGCCAAGAAGAACGCGGGCCCGCGCAGTGATGCGGGCAAAGCGTGGGGCCTGGTCACACCCGCGCTGATCGTGCTGGCCATTGTCATCGGCTACCCGATCCTGCGCGCTATCTGGCTGTCGTTCCAGGCCAACCGCCACCTCGACCCGTCCACCGGCGTCTTCGTCGACGGCGGCTTCGCGGGCCTGGACAACTACCTGTACTGGATCCAGAACCGCTGCATGACCCCGACGGGCACCGTCGGCGAGTGCCCGCCCGGGGTGCTGGCGACGGACTTCTGGCCGGCACTCGGCATCACCTTGTTCTTCACTGTGGTGACCGTGTCGCTGGAAGCCGTGCTGGGCATGGTCATGGCGCTGATCATGAACCACCCGTCGCGCGTGCGCGCGCTGATCCGCGCGGCCGTGCTCATCCCGTGGGCGATCCCCACGGCGGTGACCGCGAAGCTGTGGCAGTTCATGTTCGCCCCAAACGGCATCGTGAACTCGCTGTTGGGCCAGTCGATCGCGTGGACGACGGACCCGTGGGCCGCGCGCGTGGCCGTCATCATCGCTGACGTGTGGAAGACAACGCCGTTCGTCGCGCTGCTCATTCTTGCCGGACTGCAGATGATCCCGAAGGACGTCTACGAAGCCGCGCGTGTCGACGGCGCGTCGGCGTGGCAGACCTTCACCCGCATCACGCTGCCGCTCGTGCGCCCGACGCTGATGGTCGCGATCCTCTTCCGCACCCTCGATGCGCTGCGCATGTACGACCTTCCGGTCATCATGATCTCCGGCTCCTCGAACTCGCCGACCGCCACGATCTCCCAGCTGGTGGTCGAGGACATGCGGCAGAACAACTTCAACTCGGCCTCGGCGCTGTCCACCCTGATCTTCCTGCTCATCTTCACCGTCGCGTTCCTGCTGGTCCGCTTCGGCGGAGCCGATGTCAGCGGTGAGGAGACCCGCGCACGGCGCGAGAAACGCGCCACAAAGAAGCAGGCGAAGAAACAGCGGGGCAAGAGCAGTTCCGCTGACGGAGCTGATTCGGCGGCGCGTGATGCCGCGGCCACAGCGACGACGAGCACGGAGGCAGCGCGATGA
- a CDS encoding acetyl-CoA carboxylase biotin carboxylase subunit, whose product MRVSTPSTVSKVLIANRGEIAVRIIRAAKDAGIASVAVYAEPDTDSPFVELADEAFALGGNTAADSYLSFDKIIGAAKASGADAIHPGYGFLSENADFARRVIDEGLTWIGPSPEAIALLGDKVEARRIAEKVSAPMAPGTKEPVNSADEVVAFADEHGLPVAIKAAYGGGGRGMKVAHTREEIPELFESATREAVTAFGRGECFVERYLDRARHVEAQVIADQHGNVVVAGTRDCTLQRRFQKLVEEAPAPFLSDAQREAIHSSAKAIVKEAGYYGAGTVEYLVSPADEQHPEGIISFLEVNTRLQVEHPVTEETAGIDLVREQFRVAGGEPLRHTEDPAPRGHAIEFRINGEDPGMNFMPAPGTITRYVEPAGTGIRVDSGVRAGNVVGGQFDSMLAKLIVTGETREEAIQRARRALAEYVVDGLPTVIPFHRAVLNDPAFIGDESGFDVYTRWIEEEFGAEIPPYTDDEEDGEEPGAKRTYAVEIDGRRIEVALPSSLVIGGNGKRKAKKRRNSAAALSGDAVPAPMQGTVVKVNVAEGDTVNEGDILLVLEAMKMENPVKAHKSGTVKGLAVEQGDQVNKTAVLLEIR is encoded by the coding sequence TTGAGAGTGTCTACACCGTCGACCGTCTCGAAGGTTCTCATTGCTAACCGCGGCGAGATCGCCGTGCGCATCATCCGTGCCGCGAAAGATGCCGGCATTGCGTCGGTGGCTGTGTACGCCGAGCCGGACACGGACAGCCCGTTCGTCGAGCTCGCCGACGAGGCATTCGCTCTCGGCGGCAACACCGCCGCCGATTCCTACCTCAGCTTCGACAAGATCATCGGCGCCGCGAAGGCCTCCGGCGCCGACGCAATCCACCCCGGCTACGGTTTCCTGTCGGAAAACGCCGACTTCGCCCGCCGAGTGATCGACGAGGGCCTGACCTGGATCGGCCCCTCCCCAGAAGCCATTGCCCTGCTCGGCGATAAGGTGGAGGCCCGCCGCATCGCGGAGAAGGTCTCCGCGCCGATGGCTCCGGGCACCAAGGAGCCGGTGAACTCCGCCGACGAGGTCGTCGCATTCGCCGACGAGCACGGCCTGCCCGTGGCCATCAAGGCCGCGTACGGCGGCGGCGGCCGCGGCATGAAGGTCGCCCACACCCGCGAGGAGATCCCGGAGCTCTTCGAATCCGCCACCCGCGAGGCTGTCACCGCTTTCGGCCGCGGCGAGTGCTTCGTCGAGCGTTATCTGGACCGCGCCCGCCACGTCGAGGCGCAGGTGATCGCCGACCAGCACGGCAACGTGGTCGTCGCCGGCACCCGCGACTGCACTTTGCAGCGCCGCTTCCAGAAGCTCGTGGAGGAAGCCCCCGCCCCGTTCCTGTCCGATGCCCAGCGCGAGGCGATCCACTCGTCCGCCAAGGCCATCGTCAAAGAAGCCGGCTACTACGGTGCCGGCACCGTCGAGTACCTGGTCAGCCCGGCCGACGAGCAGCACCCGGAGGGCATCATCTCCTTCCTCGAGGTGAATACCCGCCTGCAGGTGGAGCACCCCGTCACCGAGGAGACCGCCGGCATCGACCTGGTGCGCGAACAGTTCCGCGTCGCAGGCGGCGAGCCGCTGCGCCACACCGAGGACCCCGCCCCGCGCGGCCACGCCATCGAGTTCCGCATCAACGGCGAGGACCCGGGCATGAACTTCATGCCGGCTCCGGGCACGATCACCCGCTACGTTGAGCCCGCCGGCACCGGCATCCGGGTTGATTCCGGTGTGCGCGCCGGCAATGTCGTCGGCGGCCAGTTCGACTCGATGCTGGCGAAGCTGATCGTCACCGGCGAGACCCGCGAGGAAGCCATCCAGCGCGCCCGCCGCGCCCTCGCCGAGTACGTCGTCGACGGCCTGCCCACCGTGATCCCCTTCCACCGCGCAGTGCTGAACGACCCGGCGTTCATCGGCGACGAGAGCGGCTTCGATGTTTACACCCGCTGGATCGAAGAGGAATTCGGAGCAGAGATCCCGCCGTACACCGACGACGAGGAAGACGGCGAGGAGCCGGGTGCGAAGCGCACCTACGCTGTGGAGATTGACGGCCGCCGCATCGAGGTCGCGCTCCCCTCGTCCTTGGTCATCGGCGGCAACGGCAAGCGCAAGGCCAAGAAGCGCCGCAATTCCGCCGCCGCCCTGTCCGGCGACGCCGTGCCCGCGCCGATGCAGGGCACCGTGGTCAAGGTGAACGTCGCCGAGGGCGACACCGTCAACGAAGGCGATATCCTGCTCGTCCTCGAGGCCATGAAGATGGAGAACCCCGTCAAGGCGCACAAGTCCGGCACCGTGAAGGGGCTCGCCGTGGAGCAGGGTGATCAGGTGAATAAGACCGCCGTGCTCCTGGAGATCCGCTAG
- a CDS encoding GNAT family N-acetyltransferase, with protein MEFKLKPATESDRTYIRRLHYLADVFGDESKPLGCGQSQVKAFVDDWSPEDDGGWIAHDQDHTPAGGIWLRYWEEGDTTSEANLGPDVPELILAVEERSHGYGLSAVLLHSACELAIDQGAKRIALEVMPENKRARYIYEKFGFVPTKANPNVMYRDLA; from the coding sequence ATGGAGTTCAAGCTGAAACCCGCCACTGAATCGGACCGCACCTACATCCGCCGCCTGCACTACTTGGCGGATGTGTTCGGGGACGAGTCCAAGCCGCTCGGTTGCGGCCAGTCCCAGGTGAAGGCTTTTGTCGACGACTGGTCGCCGGAGGACGACGGTGGCTGGATCGCGCACGACCAGGACCACACCCCGGCCGGCGGCATCTGGCTGCGCTACTGGGAGGAAGGCGACACGACCAGCGAAGCCAATCTCGGCCCGGATGTCCCGGAGTTGATCCTCGCCGTCGAGGAGCGCTCCCACGGTTACGGCCTGAGTGCTGTGCTGCTGCACTCCGCGTGCGAGCTCGCCATCGACCAGGGAGCCAAGCGGATCGCCCTCGAAGTCATGCCGGAGAATAAGCGCGCACGCTATATCTACGAAAAGTTCGGCTTCGTGCCCACCAAGGCGAACCCGAATGTGATGTACCGCGACCTGGCCTAA
- a CDS encoding ABC transporter substrate-binding protein, whose protein sequence is MKLSATRRTGAALCAVALSATTLVACSSDSADGGGSSGGGGSSDGAGERGPITFAMGRNDTDKVTPIIDKWNEEHPDEQVTLKELAGEADDQRDTLVQSLQAGNSDYDVMALDVVWTADFAANQWLEPLEGDFEVDTSGLLQSTVESATYNDKLYALPQNTNGQLLFRNLDKVESKPDTFEDLKSACEAVEGDCLTTQLKQYEGLTVNALGFINGWGGTVIGDNGEPTVESDEAKAGLQALVDAYEDGTIAKGSTAATEEETNLAFTEGQTAFAINWPYMYSNAEEQGLNFEVQPLVGESGVGVSTLGGYNNGINVNSKHKATAKDFIEFIINEENQLSFAKASFPPVLSSIYNDEALIEEHPYLPALKESLENAKPRPVSPFYPAISKAIQDNTYAALTSGKSVDDATKDMAAAIKQAAQQ, encoded by the coding sequence ATGAAACTCTCCGCAACCCGCCGGACCGGCGCCGCACTGTGCGCAGTCGCTCTGTCCGCCACCACCCTCGTAGCCTGCTCCAGTGATTCCGCCGATGGCGGCGGCTCCTCCGGTGGCGGCGGTTCCTCCGATGGCGCCGGCGAGCGCGGCCCCATCACCTTCGCCATGGGCCGCAACGACACCGACAAGGTGACCCCGATCATCGACAAGTGGAACGAGGAGCACCCGGACGAGCAGGTGACGCTCAAGGAGCTCGCCGGTGAGGCTGACGATCAGCGCGACACCCTCGTGCAGTCCCTCCAGGCAGGCAATTCCGACTACGACGTGATGGCACTCGACGTCGTGTGGACCGCCGACTTCGCGGCCAACCAGTGGCTCGAGCCGCTCGAGGGCGACTTCGAAGTGGACACCTCCGGTCTGCTGCAGTCCACCGTCGAATCTGCGACCTACAACGACAAGCTCTACGCGCTGCCGCAGAACACCAACGGCCAGCTGCTCTTCCGCAACTTGGACAAGGTCGAGTCCAAACCGGACACCTTCGAAGACCTCAAGTCCGCCTGCGAGGCTGTCGAGGGCGACTGCCTGACCACCCAGCTGAAGCAGTACGAGGGCCTGACGGTGAACGCCCTCGGCTTCATCAACGGCTGGGGCGGCACCGTCATCGGCGACAACGGTGAGCCGACCGTCGAATCCGACGAGGCCAAGGCTGGCCTGCAGGCTCTGGTCGATGCGTACGAGGACGGCACTATTGCCAAGGGCTCCACCGCCGCCACCGAGGAGGAGACCAACCTGGCCTTCACCGAGGGACAGACCGCATTCGCCATCAACTGGCCGTACATGTACTCCAATGCAGAGGAGCAGGGCCTGAACTTCGAGGTCCAGCCGCTCGTCGGCGAGTCCGGAGTCGGCGTGTCCACCCTCGGTGGCTACAACAACGGCATCAACGTCAACTCCAAGCACAAGGCGACTGCCAAGGACTTCATCGAGTTCATCATCAACGAGGAGAACCAGCTCTCCTTCGCCAAGGCGTCCTTCCCGCCGGTGCTCTCGTCCATCTACAACGATGAGGCACTGATCGAGGAGCACCCGTACCTGCCGGCACTCAAGGAGTCCCTCGAGAACGCGAAGCCGCGTCCGGTTTCCCCGTTCTACCCGGCGATCTCCAAGGCCATCCAGGACAACACCTACGCAGCACTGACCTCCGGTAAGAGCGTCGACGACGCCACCAAGGACATGGCTGCCGCCATCAAGCAGGCCGCCCAGCAATAA
- a CDS encoding aldehyde dehydrogenase family protein yields the protein MPQAQTLFIDGEWVSAENGATREIRCPADGREVGIVSEGTSGDAERAVLAARAAFEKGEWRNTPAAERGDFLIKVGDELLRRKDEFAKAEALDTGKRLVEAEGDMEDIANCFRYFGKVADSNPGRLVDAADATVIDRVVTEPIGVCGMITPWNFPLLQASWKIAPAIAAGNTFVIKPSELTPHTTIKIVELMDELGLPKGVANVVTGDGANVGSVLSSHPEVDLISFTGGLETGRIIAKSAAEGVKQVALELGGKNPNVVFADADYDAALDNALNAAFMDSGLVCSAGTRLVIEESIAERFVDDLVARAKDIVMGGPFDEKAETGPLISKEHRDKVTDYVERGIKAGARLRCGHDWGGEEHKDGFFYSPTVLDQCSSDNPAVQEEGFGPVITVETFSTEDEAIQIANDTDYGLAGAVWTSDMGTANRVSRALQHGTIWINDYHPYIPQAEWGGYKLSGIGRELGHTGLEEYQQSKHIYHNTEPAVTGWFPNKQS from the coding sequence ATGCCGCAGGCTCAGACCTTGTTCATTGACGGTGAGTGGGTGTCCGCCGAAAACGGCGCGACCCGCGAGATCCGCTGTCCCGCCGACGGCCGCGAGGTCGGTATCGTGTCCGAGGGCACGTCCGGCGACGCCGAGCGCGCCGTGCTGGCCGCCCGCGCCGCCTTTGAGAAGGGCGAGTGGCGCAACACGCCCGCCGCCGAGCGCGGCGATTTCCTGATCAAGGTGGGCGACGAGCTTCTGCGCCGCAAGGACGAATTCGCCAAGGCTGAGGCACTCGACACCGGCAAGCGCCTCGTCGAAGCCGAGGGCGACATGGAAGACATCGCCAACTGCTTCCGCTACTTCGGCAAGGTCGCAGATTCCAATCCGGGCAGGCTTGTCGACGCCGCCGATGCCACCGTCATCGACCGCGTCGTCACCGAGCCGATCGGTGTCTGCGGCATGATCACGCCGTGGAACTTCCCGCTGCTGCAGGCATCGTGGAAGATCGCCCCGGCCATTGCCGCCGGCAACACCTTCGTGATCAAGCCGTCCGAGCTCACCCCGCACACCACCATCAAGATCGTGGAACTGATGGACGAGCTCGGCCTGCCCAAGGGCGTGGCCAACGTGGTCACCGGCGACGGCGCCAATGTCGGCTCCGTGCTCTCCTCCCACCCGGAGGTGGACCTTATCTCCTTCACCGGCGGTCTGGAGACCGGCCGCATCATCGCGAAGTCCGCGGCTGAAGGTGTCAAGCAGGTCGCCCTCGAGCTGGGCGGCAAGAACCCGAACGTCGTCTTCGCCGACGCCGACTACGATGCCGCCCTAGACAACGCGCTCAACGCCGCGTTCATGGACTCCGGCCTCGTTTGCTCCGCCGGCACCCGCCTGGTCATCGAAGAATCCATTGCCGAGCGCTTCGTCGACGACCTGGTCGCCCGCGCCAAGGACATCGTCATGGGCGGCCCCTTCGACGAGAAGGCCGAGACCGGCCCGCTGATCTCCAAGGAGCACCGCGACAAGGTCACCGACTACGTCGAGCGCGGCATCAAGGCCGGCGCCCGCCTGCGCTGCGGCCACGACTGGGGCGGCGAGGAGCACAAGGACGGCTTCTTCTACTCCCCCACCGTCCTGGACCAGTGCTCCAGCGATAACCCGGCTGTGCAGGAGGAAGGCTTCGGTCCCGTGATAACCGTGGAGACCTTCTCCACCGAGGACGAAGCAATCCAGATCGCCAACGACACCGACTACGGCCTCGCCGGCGCTGTCTGGACCTCCGACATGGGCACCGCCAACCGTGTGTCCCGCGCGCTGCAGCACGGCACGATCTGGATCAACGACTACCACCCGTACATCCCGCAGGCGGAGTGGGGCGGTTACAAGCTCTCCGGCATCGGCCGCGAGCTCGGCCACACCGGGCTCGAGGAGTACCAGCAGTCCAAGCACATCTACCACAACACCGAGCCGGCAGTGACGGGCTGGTTCCCGAACAAGCAGTCCTAG
- a CDS encoding sulfurtransferase, whose protein sequence is MGIPADPFPLFQDFAHPEKFVSASWLSARLGVDGLRVVESDEDAFLYDIGHIPGAVRIDWHKDLNDEVVRDFIDGEAFAKLMDARGIGRDDTVVIYGDHNNWWAAYTAWVFELFGHPDVRILDGGRDAWMGEERDTSFAVPEYPSQNYPVVERTDKPWRTFVDEVRDRDEKSMLIDVRGPEFFSGSENELENDRLRASPVLRHGHIPGAVNHPWGDAVHPNGRVKDHASLATAYSEVPADAPVITYSGNGQSAAHTWFILRYALGLENVSLYDGSWYEWGNMVRMPIDRT, encoded by the coding sequence ATGGGAATTCCCGCTGACCCGTTCCCGCTGTTCCAGGACTTCGCGCACCCGGAGAAATTCGTCTCCGCTTCCTGGCTGTCCGCCCGCCTGGGTGTCGACGGCCTGCGCGTGGTGGAGTCGGACGAGGATGCGTTCCTCTACGACATCGGCCACATCCCGGGCGCAGTGCGCATCGACTGGCACAAAGACCTCAACGACGAGGTCGTGCGCGATTTCATCGACGGCGAGGCGTTCGCCAAGCTGATGGACGCCCGCGGCATCGGCCGCGACGACACAGTGGTCATTTACGGGGACCACAATAACTGGTGGGCGGCGTACACAGCGTGGGTCTTCGAGCTCTTCGGCCACCCGGACGTGCGCATTCTCGATGGCGGGCGCGACGCGTGGATGGGCGAGGAACGCGACACCTCGTTCGCCGTGCCGGAGTACCCGTCGCAGAACTACCCGGTCGTCGAGCGCACGGATAAGCCGTGGCGCACATTCGTCGACGAGGTGCGGGACCGCGACGAAAAGAGCATGCTTATCGACGTCCGCGGCCCCGAATTCTTCTCCGGCTCCGAAAACGAACTGGAAAACGACCGCCTGCGCGCCTCCCCTGTCCTGCGCCACGGCCACATTCCGGGCGCGGTGAACCACCCGTGGGGCGATGCCGTGCACCCGAACGGCCGCGTGAAGGACCACGCCTCCCTCGCCACCGCGTATTCCGAGGTCCCCGCCGACGCCCCGGTGATCACATACTCCGGCAACGGCCAATCTGCCGCCCACACGTGGTTCATCCTCCGTTACGCCCTTGGCCTGGAGAATGTTTCCCTCTACGACGGGTCTTGGTACGAGTGGGGAAACATGGTGCGGATGCCGATCGATAGGACCTAG